The Helicobacter sp. MIT 05-5293 nucleotide sequence TATGATGAAAAATCTTAATTTAACCGGTGGTTTGGTGTTCTCACAAAGAATCTTACTAGAGCTCCCCAAAAAGGGTGTGAGCCGAGAAGATGCCTATAAAATCGTGCAACGCAATGCGATGAAAGTATGGGCGGATTTGCAAGAGGGCAAGGCGGCGGTGAATGAGAGAGGCGAATCGCTATATTTGCAATATCTCCTTGCAGATTCCGAACTTGTGGGTTTAATCGGGCAAGAAGCGATTAAAGAATGCTTTGAATTTAGCTATTATACAAAAAATGTCGGTGCGATTTTTAAGAGGGTTTTTACGGGGAGTGAATGAAATACGCGAAAAATACCAAACATACTATTACAGGTTTGGAGCTTATGAAGAGTTTAGAATCTGCAAGTGTGGATTTATGTTTCTTTGACCCGCAATATCGGGGTGTGCTTGATAAACTCCATTATGGTAACGAGGGGGAGAGACAAAAGGGGAGAGCAGAGCTTCATCAAATGAGTGAAGAGATGATTACAAGCTTTATCAAAGAGATTGATAGATTGCTTAAATCAAGTCATTATCTGATGCTATGGGTAGATAAGTTTCATTTGTGTGAGGGGATTCACAAATGGCTTCAGGAGACAAATCTATCTATTGTAGATTTAATCACTTGGGATAAGGGCAAAATGGGTATGGGTTATCGCACAAGGAGACAAAGTGAATATTTGCTTGTGCTACAAAAGAAACCGATTAAAGCTAAAGGCACTTGGGGATTGCATAATATCCGTGATGTGTGG carries:
- a CDS encoding DNA methyltransferase, which encodes MKYAKNTKHTITGLELMKSLESASVDLCFFDPQYRGVLDKLHYGNEGERQKGRAELHQMSEEMITSFIKEIDRLLKSSHYLMLWVDKFHLCEGIHKWLQETNLSIVDLITWDKGKMGMGYRTRRQSEYLLVLQKKPIKAKGTWGLHNIRDVWSEKLPSEALSIHPHFKPKGLQKALIESCTNEGDLVLDPASGSFSVFECCEELGRDFIGTNLQISCPKQK